From Mauremys mutica isolate MM-2020 ecotype Southern chromosome 17, ASM2049712v1, whole genome shotgun sequence, one genomic window encodes:
- the LOC123352189 gene encoding claw keratin-like, with the protein MSPVKDLCCRPRPYCPDICPDPCAYVCNEPCVTSCGDSNAVVFAPPVVVRFPGPTLATCPQDSVVGSVVPNFPYRLGGGLGGGLGGGLGGGSGGGYGGGYGGGYGGSYGGGYGGGYGGGFGGGYRGGFGGGYGYWPRCGRKCYANRYECCPPW; encoded by the coding sequence ATGTCTCCTGTGAAAGATCTGTGTTGCCGACCCCGCCCATATTGTCCTGACATATGCCCAGATCCATGTGCTTATGTCTGCAATGAGCCATGTGTCACATCATGCGGTGACTCGAATGCAGTGGTTTTTGCACCCCCGGTTGTCGTGAGATTCCCCGGACCAACTCTCGCTACTTGCCCTCAAGACAGCGTTGTGGGAAGCGTTGTACCAAATTTTCCCTATAGATTAGGGGGTGGCCTTGGAGGTGGCCTTGGTGGTGGTCTTGGAGGTGGTTCTGGGGGTGGTTACGGGGGTGGTTACGGTGGTGGTTACGGGGGTAGTTACGGTGGTGGTTACGGGGGTGGTTATGGGGGTGGATTCGGGGGTGGTTACAGGGGTGGATTCGGGGGTGGATACGGTTATTGGCCGCGATGTGGTAGGAAATGCTATGCTAACCGCTATGAATGTTGTCCTCCGTGGTAA